The stretch of DNA TGAGGCGGATTTAATAAACCAAATGATAAACTTTTTTCATCAAATCGATCAACATAGTTTTCAATATCATTTAAATCAATGGTAAAAATCTCCGTTTGACGATTTCCAGCATTATCTCTTACCCAACCTTGAAATGCAAGGATTCGTGATTTCCCCAGCCAACACTCATCAAAAGCTTTCTCTATTTCATCTGAACCAGGAGCCGCATTAGAAGTAATTTGACTGACAATTGCAGCATAGTGTGTACCTGAGAAATTTTCAGCATCTTCAGGATAAACGTCAACAGACTTAGGAAACATTACACCCACCATACGCTCAGTGGATAAAACTTCATCATTATATGTAAAACTGATTAAATCTCCGGATGAATGCCAACAGTGAGAATGAGTACCACCTCTTAAAGCTCCTTGAATGTAGGGTTTGGAAACTTTACGTGCATCAAAATGGATGGGCAGATTTTTATTATGAAGATCAATTCCTACACCACTTCGTCGATCCATCGCATAAGGTTTGTGTTCATTGGCATTCATAAGACCATGAATAAATAATACCATTTCCTTATGAGGTGCGTAGGTAACAGCTCCAACACCAGGTCCAAATTCATTGGGGTTTTGTACTTCATATAAAACTTCAGTTTCTAATGTGGAGAGATGAACCCTTTCGATGCGAGTCGTTGTTCCAATGGCAGTATCCTCATTACGGGTATCATACACAACCCATTGATTATCCGGAGAAACAACTTGACAATGATGTAAGGTATGACCATACGAACCAAATGTTAATTGGATTGGTGCAAAAAAATTCATAATTCTAATTTCCACAAATTTAAAGGCTTTAAAAAATGAATAAAAGAACATTTAACACTATTTTAATCATTTTGCTTTTTTTAATTTTATATATTTAAAAATCAAACCTTAAACAAGATGACAATGACACAAAAAGAATTTAATTTAGCAGAACAAATTGAGAAATTAAAATGTCCAAAACATAGTTTATTAAAGAGACAAAACAGAGAAAAGAAAAAAAGAAGAAATAATGCAAAATCATAAAGATTTGGCAAATTGAAAAACTTGTTTATATCTTTGTCGAAATGAAATTTTTAAATTGCATATTACGTCTTCCATTTTTTAATGACTATTATTTCACAATAATGGTTCGGAAAGATTATGCCTATTTTTAAAATTTTATTTTTATAGAATACTGTTATTAGATATAATCATAAAACCGAACAAGTTCCCACTTGTTCGGTTTTTTTTTGCTCAAAATTTATGAAAGAATTAAACATTTTAAAAGAAAACGTAGAAATCATTTTACCTCAAAATGGTTTGGAAGAAAAGTTACGTTTAGCTGAAAAAGAAAATCGTCCATTACGCATCAAACTTGGGTTTGATCCTACTGCACCTGATTTACATTTAGGTCATGCAGTCGTCTTAAAAAAACTTAAACAATTTCAAAATTTAGGTCATCATGTGATAATCTTAGTCGGAAGTTTTACTGCTCGTATTGGTGATCCAACAGGTAAAAACAAAAGCAGAAAACCCCTTAGTATTGATGAGGTGAATCTCAATGCGAAAACTTAC from Faecalibacter sp. LW9 encodes:
- a CDS encoding DUF3748 domain-containing protein, with translation MNFFAPIQLTFGSYGHTLHHCQVVSPDNQWVVYDTRNEDTAIGTTTRIERVHLSTLETEVLYEVQNPNEFGPGVGAVTYAPHKEMVLFIHGLMNANEHKPYAMDRRSGVGIDLHNKNLPIHFDARKVSKPYIQGALRGGTHSHCWHSSGDLISFTYNDEVLSTERMVGVMFPKSVDVYPEDAENFSGTHYAAIVSQITSNAAPGSDEIEKAFDECWLGKSRILAFQGWVRDNAGNRQTEIFTIDLNDIENYVDRFDEKSLSFGLLNPPQGIYQKRVTRTLKGVSSFRHWLRSSPDGLYVYFMMENEDDVRNIYRVQRFNETVEQITFHEKSIDSPFNISSDGHRLVYFCDRSLIVYDMIKRSFKCLIADEIGLYGIPNFDQNDEFILFNQYVHENLTSKFLQIFKIRL